A genomic segment from Rhinatrema bivittatum chromosome 19, aRhiBiv1.1, whole genome shotgun sequence encodes:
- the BEST2 gene encoding bestrophin-2 translates to MTVSYTARVANARFGGFYKLLVLWRGSIYKLLYKEFLLFCILYLGFSVTYRFLLLEEQKRYFEKLAIYCNDYANLIPMSFVLGFYVTLVVNRWWSQYASMPMPDRLMCVISGNVHGTDERGRLFRRTLMRFCSLSALLILRSVSTAVFKRFPTIDHVVEAGFMTRHERKKYESLRSSYNKYWIPCVWFANLAAQARKEGRIPDEQGLKLLMEELNAFRGQCGMLFHYDWISVPLVYTQVVTIAVYSFFLVCLIGRQFLDPAQGYRGHDLDLYVPVFTLLQFFFYAGWLKVAEQLINPFGEDDDDFEINLIIDRNFQVAMMAVDEMYNDLPLLVRDRYWDDSDPRAPYTAATLFCLQQPSFQGSTFDMTLPKEEMQFQPLEEIEENPGAGSRLQFLQRLVAPGPAGLGSALTRSTRRLQLLRRKNSAVSEASLYSCLCQDTQTTACLGEAPSRHQPLSDVCFGGEEGQAEASQEAVSSPVPQLLASPAESSLAPTGDRVDSEHTEPCPGLQIAVDDCELTRPLSPLRPPSVPPCRGGLLPPQERRGPERPLVDTGLPPTSPSPPRRQERPCPEAPFLHETSCPPPREQFVSPEAPTAAATALGQRSPPSLLGLRSEQQAPLTDTIPGF, encoded by the exons ATGACCGTCTCCTACACCGCCCGGGTGGCCAATGCCCGCTTTGGGGGCTTCTACAAGCTGCTGGTGCTGTGGCGGGGGAGCATTTACAAGCTGCTCTACAAGGAGTTCCTGCTCTTCTGCATCCTGTACCTGGGCTTCAGCGTCACCTACAG GTTCTTGCTGCTCGAGGAGCAGAAGCGATATTTTGAGAAATTGGCCATTTACTGTAACGATTACGCCAACCTGATCCCCATGTCCTTTGTGCTGG GCTTCTACGTCACGCTGGTGGTGAACCGCTGGTGGAGCCAGTACGCCAGCATGCCGATGCCGGACCGCCTGATGTGCGTCATCTCCGGCAACGTGCACGGCACCGACGAGCGGGGCCGCCTCTTCCGTCGCACCCTCATGCGCTTCTGCAGCCTGTCGGCGCTGCTGATCCTGCGCTCCGTCAGCACCGCCGTCTTCAAGCGCTTCCCCACCATCGACCACGTGGTGGAGGCAG GGTTCATGACTCGCCACGAACGGAAGAAGTACGAATCCCTGCGGTCCTCGTACAACAAGTACTGGATCCCGTGCGTCTGGTTCGCCAACCTGGCAGCCCAGGCCCGCAAGGAGGGGCGGATCCCAGATGAGCAGGGTCTGAAGCTTCTCATGGAG GAGCTGAATGCTTTCCGGGGACAGTGTGGGATGCTCTTTCACTATGACTGGATCAGTGTCCCACTCGTGTACACTCAG GTCGTAACCATTGCCGTCTACAGCTTCTTCCTGGTTTGTCTGATCGGCCGGCAGTTCCTCGACCCAGCTCAAGGCTATCGGGGGCACGACCTTGACCTCTACGTGCCCGTGTTCACCCTGCTGCAGTTCTTTTTCTACGCGGGCTGGCTGAAG GTGGCCGAACAACTGATAAATCCATTTGGGGAAGATGACGACGACTTTGAAATCAATCTCATCATCGACAGGAACTTCCAG GTAGCCATGATGGCCGTGGACGAGATGTACAACGACTTGCCCCTGCTGGTACGGGACAGGTATTGGGATGACTCGGACCCCAGAGCCCCCTACACGGCTGCCACCCTCTTCTGCCTGCAGCAGCCGTCCTTCCAGGGATCCACCtttgacatgac gctgccCAAGGAGGAGATGCAGTTCCAGCCGTTGGAGGAGATCGAGGAGAACCCGGGGGCCGGCTCTCGCCTGCAGTTCCTCCAGCGCCTGGTGGCACCGGGCCCGGCCGGCCTCGGCTCCGCCCTGACCCGCTCCACCCGCCGGCTGCAGCTGCTGCGGCGTAAGAACAGCGCGGTCTCCGAGGCCTCCCTGTACAGCTGCCTCTGCCAGGACACCCAGACCACCGCCTGCCTGGGCGAAGCCCCCAGCCGGCACCAGCCCCTGAGCGACGTCTGCTTCGGCGGGGAGGAGGGACAGGCTGAGGCGAGCCAGGAAGCGGTGTCGTCGCCGGTGCCTCAGCTCCTCGCCTCCCCGGCAGAGAGCAGCCTGGCGCCCACGGGCGACCGCGTCGACAGCGAACACACAGAGCCCTGCCCCGGCTTGCAGATCGCGGTGGACGACTGTGAGCTCACGCGCCCGCTCTCCCCCCTCCGGCCCCCCTCCGTCCCACCCTGCAGGGGCGGTCTGCTCCCTCCGCAGGAGCGGCGTGGCCCGGAGAGGCCGCTGGTGGACACGGGCCTCCCCCCGacatctccttctcctcctcgtCGCCAGGAGCGGCCCTGCCCGGAGGCTCCGTTTCTGCACGAGACGAGCTGTCCACCGCCCCGGGAGCAGTTCGTGTCACCGGAAGCCCCCACAGCTGCCGCCACCGCCCTGGGTCAGAGATCGCCACCGAGCCTCCTCGGGCTGAGGAGCGAGCAGCAGGCGCCATTAACGGATACAATCCCGGGATTTTAA